The following proteins are co-located in the Brachybacterium sacelli genome:
- a CDS encoding glycoside hydrolase family 15 protein — protein sequence MRGPAWWTGAMTSPLIEDHALLSDQRTTALVTREGDIDWLCMPRFDSDALFCSLLGDEEHGHWSLRIADGEVVSRRYLPATMVLETVWRSPTGTATVTEFLPIDADRTRPASDEGTGSDASLGETTGPRADDSASAGGEPTGSTAGSSPGSATSLSGDVDDHSDLVRSVTCTEGEVEVVQQLKIRFEYGQAVPWVRRGQDTAVDRVLIAVAGGDGIALHGPPLAAKGRSHEGRHELTAGETAAWVLTWFPSWQEVPAEPDVASALERTSQGWSTWLGKVRVEDEHSEHVARSLLVLRALTHRRTGGIIAAATTSLPEDFGGVRNWDYRFCWLRDAALSLEALLAHGHVDAASTWRDWLLRAIAGDPERLQIMYSITGDRNLPERVLEHLPGYEGSVPVRIGNGAAVQYQADVVGEVMIALSAMRDAGLEESEWSWPLQKALVRFTVDQLDEPDQGIWEMRGEPAFFTHGRVMVWATFDRAIDAVQSHGQPASSEDLSLWKRLRDQVREEVMTRGVGDDGAFTQTYGSTEVDASLLQIPHTGFLPADDPHMLATVARIEQDLRTRDGLILRYRTQGQDGLPGDEHPFLVCCFWLVEQYAASGRLEEASALMEQLLGCANDLGLLAEEFDSGAGRMAGNFPQAFSHLGLIRAVDALAAARR from the coding sequence CTGCGAGGCCCTGCGTGGTGGACTGGGGCCATGACCAGTCCGCTCATCGAAGACCATGCCCTGCTGTCGGACCAGCGCACCACCGCGCTCGTGACCCGGGAGGGGGACATCGACTGGCTGTGCATGCCGCGGTTCGACTCCGATGCCCTGTTCTGCTCGCTGCTCGGGGACGAGGAGCACGGGCATTGGTCGCTGCGGATCGCCGACGGGGAGGTGGTCTCGCGCCGCTACCTGCCCGCCACGATGGTGCTCGAGACGGTGTGGCGCTCCCCCACCGGGACCGCCACGGTCACCGAGTTCCTGCCGATCGACGCCGATCGCACGCGGCCCGCGTCCGACGAGGGCACCGGCTCCGACGCCTCCCTCGGCGAGACGACCGGGCCCCGCGCCGACGACAGTGCCTCGGCCGGGGGCGAGCCGACCGGCTCCACCGCCGGGTCCTCGCCGGGCAGTGCGACCTCCCTGTCCGGGGACGTCGATGATCACTCGGACCTCGTCCGCTCGGTGACCTGCACCGAGGGGGAGGTCGAGGTGGTCCAGCAGCTGAAGATCCGCTTCGAGTACGGGCAGGCCGTGCCGTGGGTGCGCCGCGGGCAGGACACCGCCGTCGACAGGGTGCTGATCGCCGTGGCCGGTGGGGACGGCATCGCCCTGCACGGACCGCCGCTCGCGGCGAAGGGGCGCTCTCATGAAGGGCGCCACGAGCTGACCGCCGGCGAGACCGCCGCCTGGGTGCTGACCTGGTTCCCCTCCTGGCAGGAGGTCCCTGCGGAGCCGGACGTCGCGTCCGCTCTCGAGCGGACCTCGCAGGGGTGGTCGACCTGGCTGGGGAAGGTGCGCGTCGAGGACGAGCACTCCGAGCACGTGGCCCGCTCGCTGCTGGTGCTGCGCGCTCTCACCCATCGCCGCACCGGTGGGATCATCGCCGCCGCGACCACGAGCCTGCCCGAGGATTTCGGCGGGGTGCGCAACTGGGACTACCGCTTCTGCTGGCTGCGCGACGCCGCTCTGTCCCTGGAGGCACTGCTGGCCCACGGCCACGTGGACGCCGCCTCGACGTGGCGCGACTGGCTGCTGCGCGCGATCGCCGGCGACCCCGAACGGCTGCAGATCATGTACTCCATCACCGGCGACAGGAACCTGCCCGAGCGCGTGCTCGAGCACCTGCCCGGCTACGAGGGCTCGGTGCCGGTGCGGATCGGCAACGGCGCCGCCGTGCAGTACCAGGCCGACGTGGTCGGCGAGGTGATGATCGCACTGTCGGCCATGCGCGATGCCGGGCTCGAGGAGTCCGAGTGGTCCTGGCCGCTGCAGAAGGCTCTGGTGCGCTTCACGGTGGACCAGCTCGACGAGCCCGACCAGGGCATCTGGGAGATGCGCGGCGAGCCCGCCTTCTTCACCCACGGCCGGGTCATGGTGTGGGCGACCTTCGACCGGGCGATCGACGCGGTCCAGTCCCACGGCCAGCCCGCGTCCTCCGAGGACCTGTCCCTCTGGAAGCGACTGCGGGACCAGGTGCGCGAGGAGGTCATGACCCGCGGCGTCGGCGACGATGGCGCCTTCACCCAGACCTACGGCAGCACCGAGGTCGACGCCTCCCTGCTGCAGATCCCGCACACCGGCTTCCTTCCGGCCGACGACCCGCACATGCTCGCGACCGTCGCCCGGATCGAACAGGACCTCCGCACTCGGGACGGTCTGATCCTGCGGTACCGCACGCAGGGTCAGGACGGTCTGCCGGGCGACGAGCACCCGTTCCTGGTGTGCTGCTTCTGGCTGGTCGAGCAGTACGCCGCCTCCGGGCGGCTCGAGGAGGCCTCGGCACTCATGGAGCAGCTGCTGGGCTGCGCGAACGATCTCGGGCTGCTGGCCGAGGAGTTCGACAGCGGCGCGGGGCGGATGGCCGGCAACTTCCCGCAGGCGTTCAGCCACCTCGGGCTGATCCGGGCGGTCGACGCCCTCGCCGCCGCTCGTCGCTGA
- a CDS encoding serine hydrolase, which yields MTIPTAAAPTETAVSFCLLDAEGRQLAAEDAERPYYAASTIKLHVLLAALQAAERGALDLDSTVAATRSFTGADGAPFTLGGDHLDPTYPLDGERVSIQALLTRMIDRSSNEATNHLLELVGLDAVAESIAGLGLRATRLERLIGDASALAAGATNETSAIDLARTMRALVHGDGGGAGAGEGDAGLSRSSTVHSRAALSAQQIPVIGRSLREGVAWGSKSGWVDGYRHDAAFVGDPGSPDVCFLAVMTAGLDPEVADERIAALTRELLPDRTR from the coding sequence ATGACGATCCCGACCGCCGCCGCCCCGACGGAGACCGCTGTCTCCTTCTGCCTCCTCGACGCCGAGGGTCGGCAGCTCGCGGCCGAAGACGCGGAGCGGCCCTACTACGCCGCCAGCACCATCAAGCTGCACGTGCTGCTGGCCGCCCTCCAGGCCGCCGAGCGCGGCGCACTGGACCTGGACTCCACCGTCGCCGCGACCCGCTCCTTCACCGGTGCCGACGGCGCTCCCTTCACGCTCGGCGGTGACCACCTCGACCCCACGTATCCGCTCGACGGGGAGCGGGTGAGCATCCAGGCGCTGCTGACACGGATGATCGACCGCTCCAGCAACGAGGCCACCAACCATCTGCTCGAGCTGGTGGGCCTGGACGCGGTGGCCGAGTCGATCGCCGGCCTGGGCCTGCGCGCAACCCGCCTGGAGCGGCTGATCGGTGACGCGAGCGCGCTCGCGGCGGGGGCGACCAACGAGACCAGCGCGATCGATCTCGCCCGCACGATGCGTGCGCTCGTGCACGGCGACGGAGGTGGCGCCGGCGCCGGAGAGGGGGACGCCGGCCTCTCGCGGAGCTCGACCGTGCACTCCCGCGCCGCCCTGAGCGCCCAGCAGATCCCTGTGATCGGCCGGTCGCTGCGTGAGGGCGTGGCGTGGGGCTCGAAGTCGGGCTGGGTCGACGGTTACCGGCACGATGCCGCCTTCGTCGGCGACCCCGGCTCGCCGGACGTGTGCTTCCTGGCCGTGATGACGGCGGGGCTCGACCCGGAGGTGGCCGACGAGCGCATTGCGGCCCTCACCCGCGAACTGCTTCCCGACCGCACTCGCTGA
- a CDS encoding oxygenase MpaB family protein, which yields MTTSTPSWPRERGHRRGLELQFGATRAELVGRALTTGDPLADAVVEAIQRHGSSLRIQLGQGLHHGLGTLEDPHPAVAELLASTENLPDYATDELLDHGSLAFFTMPPAAHIISLSAGALIRVYQSPSITNVLMTTGRLVEGADRRIRETGSWVNTAMLPGSLRPGAPGYVATIQVRMLHAQMRRLARTRSVDEESFGVPINQVDLARTWMDFTVTMLDAEATMGFGLTSSETADLYRYWWVIAHLLGIDPELVEGIESNDQAHRVDAMFQAVTGPLIPDSSVLASATLSSISGLLHQILKVPPTLGGLALNDLARRFHPSAIAEELGLRRNVVAEKALDVAIARVRSSRATLRRDPERWAREQQKQLAATRKLVAKGSVALYATGAE from the coding sequence ATGACGACTTCCACCCCATCGTGGCCGCGTGAGCGCGGGCATCGCCGCGGACTGGAGCTGCAGTTCGGCGCCACCCGCGCGGAACTCGTAGGCAGGGCGCTGACGACCGGCGACCCGCTGGCTGACGCGGTCGTGGAGGCGATCCAGCGTCACGGCTCCTCGCTCCGGATCCAGCTCGGCCAGGGGCTCCATCACGGCCTCGGAACTCTCGAAGATCCGCACCCGGCCGTCGCGGAACTGCTGGCCAGCACCGAGAACCTGCCCGACTACGCGACCGATGAGCTGCTCGACCACGGATCGCTCGCCTTCTTCACCATGCCCCCGGCGGCGCACATCATCTCCCTCAGCGCCGGTGCTCTGATCCGTGTGTACCAGTCGCCGTCCATCACGAATGTGCTGATGACGACCGGACGGCTGGTCGAGGGCGCGGACCGCCGCATCCGGGAGACGGGCTCTTGGGTGAACACCGCGATGCTTCCCGGCAGCCTGCGCCCGGGCGCCCCGGGGTACGTCGCGACGATCCAGGTGCGGATGCTCCACGCCCAGATGCGCCGTCTCGCCCGCACCCGCAGTGTCGACGAGGAGTCCTTCGGGGTCCCGATCAACCAGGTGGACCTCGCGCGCACGTGGATGGACTTCACGGTCACCATGCTCGATGCCGAGGCCACGATGGGATTCGGCCTGACCTCGTCCGAGACCGCGGACCTCTACCGGTACTGGTGGGTGATCGCGCACCTGCTGGGCATCGACCCGGAGCTGGTCGAGGGCATCGAGTCCAACGACCAGGCGCACCGGGTGGACGCGATGTTCCAGGCGGTCACGGGCCCCCTCATCCCGGATTCCTCCGTGCTCGCGAGCGCCACCCTGTCGTCGATCTCGGGGCTCCTCCACCAGATCCTCAAGGTCCCCCCGACGCTCGGAGGGCTCGCCCTGAACGATCTGGCGCGGCGGTTCCACCCCTCCGCCATCGCCGAGGAGCTGGGCCTGCGCAGGAACGTCGTCGCCGAGAAAGCACTGGATGTCGCCATCGCCCGCGTTCGCAGCAGCCGGGCCACGCTCCGTCGGGACCCCGAGCGCTGGGCGCGGGAGCAGCAGAAGCAGCTCGCGGCGACCAGGAAGCTCGTGGCGAAGGGCTCCGTCGCGCTCTACGCGACCGGGGCCGAGTGA
- a CDS encoding NAD-dependent succinate-semialdehyde dehydrogenase — MPDLPTITPDRIADLLERVPRSSFVGGSFLGGNPSLEVLDPATARSLTTVVDAEAATVGPRALDAAAAAQADWAATLPRERSEILRRAYELTHERADDLALAMTLEMGKPLKEAYGEVTYGAEFLRWFSEEAVRLPGRFRHAPSAQEAIVTVARPVGPTLLITPWNFPLSMGTRKIGPALAAGCTVVLKPAQKTPLTSLILMEILAEAGVPAGVVNCVVTSDSKGLSSTLMADPRLRKVSFTGSTPVGKVLLSQASEHVLKTSMELGGNAPFLVLPSADVEVAVTAAMLGKFRNNGEACTAANRFYVHSSRAEEFTRRLTEETEKLVVGPGAEAGTTLGPLIDEDGIAKVEDLVADAVERGARVLTGGKRLEREGFFYAPTVLADVPREARVNREEIFGPVAPVIVLDEVEDMVAAANDTEFGLMAYAMGEDLGETADVAGRIESGMVAVNVGVASDPSAPFGGVKESGLGREGSHEGLAEFLETTYVRLPL, encoded by the coding sequence GTGCCTGATCTGCCCACCATCACCCCCGACCGCATCGCGGACCTGCTCGAGCGTGTGCCCCGCAGCTCGTTCGTCGGCGGCTCCTTCCTGGGGGGAAATCCCTCCCTCGAGGTACTGGATCCGGCCACCGCCAGATCGCTGACCACGGTGGTCGACGCCGAGGCCGCCACCGTCGGCCCCCGGGCGCTCGATGCCGCGGCGGCCGCGCAAGCGGACTGGGCGGCGACCCTTCCCCGCGAGCGCTCGGAGATCCTGCGCCGCGCCTACGAGCTCACCCATGAGCGGGCCGACGACCTGGCGCTGGCCATGACGCTCGAGATGGGCAAGCCGTTGAAGGAGGCCTACGGCGAGGTCACCTACGGCGCCGAGTTCCTGCGCTGGTTCAGCGAGGAGGCGGTGCGTCTGCCCGGCCGCTTCCGACACGCCCCCTCCGCGCAGGAGGCGATCGTGACGGTGGCCCGGCCCGTCGGCCCCACCCTGCTGATCACGCCGTGGAACTTCCCGCTGTCGATGGGCACCCGCAAGATCGGCCCGGCGCTGGCGGCCGGTTGCACCGTGGTGCTCAAGCCCGCGCAGAAGACCCCGCTGACCTCTCTGATCCTCATGGAGATCCTGGCCGAGGCGGGTGTGCCCGCCGGGGTGGTGAACTGCGTGGTCACCTCCGACTCGAAGGGTTTGAGCTCCACGCTGATGGCGGATCCGCGGCTGCGGAAGGTCTCGTTCACCGGTTCCACCCCGGTGGGCAAGGTCCTGCTGTCCCAGGCCTCCGAGCACGTGCTGAAGACCTCCATGGAGCTGGGCGGCAACGCCCCCTTCCTCGTGCTGCCCTCGGCGGACGTCGAGGTCGCCGTCACCGCGGCGATGCTCGGGAAGTTCCGCAACAACGGCGAGGCCTGCACCGCCGCGAACCGCTTCTACGTCCACTCCTCCCGCGCCGAGGAGTTCACCCGGCGGCTGACCGAGGAGACCGAGAAGCTGGTGGTGGGCCCCGGCGCCGAGGCGGGCACGACCCTCGGGCCGCTGATCGACGAGGACGGGATCGCGAAGGTCGAGGACCTCGTGGCCGATGCCGTCGAGCGCGGCGCGCGGGTGCTGACCGGCGGGAAGCGCCTGGAGCGCGAGGGCTTCTTCTACGCTCCCACCGTGCTGGCCGATGTGCCGCGCGAGGCCCGCGTGAACCGGGAGGAGATCTTCGGGCCGGTCGCGCCGGTCATCGTGCTCGACGAGGTCGAGGACATGGTCGCCGCCGCCAACGACACCGAGTTCGGGCTGATGGCGTACGCGATGGGTGAGGACCTCGGCGAGACGGCGGACGTCGCCGGCCGGATCGAGTCCGGCATGGTGGCCGTGAACGTGGGCGTGGCCTCTGACCCGTCGGCCCCCTTCGGCGGCGTCAAGGAATCGGGGCTGGGCCGCGAGGGCTCCCACGAAGGCCTCGCCGAGTTCCTCGAGACCACCTACGTACGCCTGCCGCTGTGA
- a CDS encoding DUF3870 domain-containing protein codes for MASTIYLTGESKAPSNNPITEQWGLFFIGLIVDTESHVIEKADCTATLTLTVEFVRELLVGRSLLEDDSLVGSITDRYHGSSQRALATAVRNAAAKYRDLSAGPAA; via the coding sequence ATGGCGAGCACCATCTACCTCACCGGCGAGTCCAAGGCGCCGAGCAACAATCCGATCACGGAGCAGTGGGGATTGTTCTTCATCGGCCTCATCGTCGATACTGAGTCCCACGTCATCGAGAAAGCGGACTGCACCGCCACGCTGACCCTCACCGTCGAGTTCGTCCGTGAGCTGCTGGTGGGTCGCTCGCTCCTCGAGGACGATTCCCTGGTGGGGTCGATCACCGACAGGTACCACGGGTCCTCGCAGAGGGCGCTCGCCACAGCCGTGCGCAACGCCGCCGCGAAGTACCGCGACTTGTCGGCCGGTCCCGCCGCATAA
- a CDS encoding DUF819 domain-containing protein, translating to MITDGLLMLGVLLGLSCVLIVLERTTGWKLFKYVPGMVLMYLLCATLNSLGVFSDDEATREPIAQVKDVLLPAMIFLFLFGCDLRKIIRLGPKLLLTYFVAAASLFLGMVGVYVVFQSFVHSEAWKVLGALLASWTGGSANMVAVQDILQAPEPIFGYALITDTLMYSVWLMLMFASVAVSPKFNKWTKADTSYLDAHEGAFDSDKKPITATSLAIVAFGSILVSTVSIWVGGLLPEWGVVINGTTWSILIVSVLGLLIAVTPLGETAGSSEVAGLMLFVVIGQIASGSDFTAITQAPIYLLFGVLVLIVHAAIMLVYAKIAKVELFSLAVASTANIGGIASAPVVAAAFNRQLVPVGVLMALIGSFLGTFVGLAAASLMSAL from the coding sequence GTGATCACCGACGGCCTGCTCATGCTCGGCGTCCTGCTGGGACTGTCGTGCGTGCTGATCGTGCTCGAACGCACGACCGGCTGGAAACTGTTCAAGTACGTGCCCGGCATGGTGCTGATGTACCTGCTGTGCGCCACCCTCAACTCGCTCGGCGTGTTCAGCGACGACGAAGCGACCCGCGAGCCCATCGCCCAGGTCAAGGACGTCCTGCTGCCGGCGATGATCTTCCTGTTCCTGTTCGGCTGCGATCTGCGGAAGATCATCCGGCTCGGCCCCAAGCTGCTGCTGACCTACTTCGTCGCCGCCGCATCGCTGTTCCTGGGCATGGTCGGGGTGTACGTCGTCTTCCAGAGCTTCGTGCACAGCGAGGCGTGGAAGGTGCTCGGCGCGCTGCTCGCCTCCTGGACCGGTGGCAGCGCCAACATGGTCGCGGTGCAGGACATCCTGCAGGCCCCCGAGCCCATCTTCGGCTACGCCCTGATCACCGACACGCTCATGTATTCCGTGTGGCTGATGCTCATGTTCGCCTCGGTCGCCGTTTCCCCGAAGTTCAACAAGTGGACCAAGGCCGACACCTCCTACCTCGACGCCCACGAGGGCGCCTTCGACAGCGACAAGAAGCCGATCACCGCGACCTCTCTCGCGATCGTCGCGTTCGGCTCGATCCTGGTCTCCACCGTCTCGATCTGGGTCGGCGGGCTGCTGCCCGAGTGGGGCGTGGTCATCAACGGCACCACCTGGTCCATCCTCATCGTCTCCGTGCTGGGCCTGCTCATCGCCGTGACGCCGCTGGGCGAGACCGCGGGATCCAGCGAGGTCGCCGGATTGATGCTGTTCGTGGTGATCGGTCAGATCGCCTCCGGGTCCGATTTCACCGCGATCACCCAGGCCCCGATCTACCTGCTGTTCGGCGTCCTGGTGCTGATCGTCCACGCCGCGATCATGCTGGTGTACGCCAAGATCGCGAAGGTCGAGCTGTTCTCCCTGGCCGTGGCCTCGACCGCGAACATCGGTGGCATCGCCTCGGCCCCGGTGGTCGCCGCCGCCTTCAATCGCCAGCTGGTCCCGGTCGGTGTGCTGATGGCGCTGATCGGCTCGTTCCTGGGCACCTTCGTCGGGCTCGCCGCCGCGTCCCTGATGTCGGCGCTGTGA
- a CDS encoding dipeptide epimerase, which translates to MTSTQSSPLEVVAVRAHRHRAPLLRPFVTAARRTEAVEYVVAEVELADGTVGQGSAAETVAVTGESAATIAEALDGPLRRAVEGARGTITELSARVAAALEGATSAKAALEVALHDAWARSLDAPLVELLGGRVGDGLMNDMTISLEDPDVMAAHTREAVAGGEQILKIKLGRDIDEDRKRLAAVVAAAPDARLRLDANQGWEPEQAIDIIAGFVADGLPVDLVEQPVAAANIEGLARVSAAVEVPIMADESVWDAADARRLVEADAVDLLNIKLAKTGGLRGALAIADVALEAGVECMVGAMMEPRISITATAHLAVAHPAITLIDLDPPFWFASDVPAGGYTQERGWMRLTGGPGLGLERLTADVDPSGADVPPVPARPGASGGVADPTGGGR; encoded by the coding sequence ATGACCAGCACCCAGAGCTCGCCACTGGAGGTGGTGGCGGTGCGCGCGCACCGCCACCGGGCACCGCTGCTGCGTCCCTTCGTCACTGCAGCCCGCCGCACCGAGGCCGTGGAGTACGTCGTCGCCGAGGTGGAGCTGGCGGACGGCACCGTCGGTCAGGGCAGTGCCGCCGAGACCGTCGCGGTCACCGGGGAATCGGCTGCGACCATCGCGGAGGCGCTGGACGGTCCGCTGCGCCGGGCCGTCGAGGGGGCCCGCGGCACGATCACCGAGCTCTCCGCCCGCGTGGCCGCGGCGCTCGAGGGCGCCACCAGTGCGAAGGCCGCGCTCGAGGTGGCGCTGCACGACGCCTGGGCCCGCTCCCTCGACGCTCCCCTGGTGGAGCTGCTCGGCGGGCGGGTCGGCGACGGCCTGATGAACGACATGACCATCTCCTTGGAGGACCCGGACGTGATGGCCGCGCACACCCGCGAGGCCGTGGCCGGCGGGGAGCAGATCCTGAAGATCAAACTCGGCCGGGACATCGACGAGGACCGCAAGCGTCTCGCCGCGGTGGTGGCGGCCGCCCCCGACGCCCGGCTTCGGCTGGATGCCAACCAGGGCTGGGAGCCCGAGCAGGCGATCGACATCATCGCCGGCTTCGTCGCCGACGGACTGCCGGTCGATCTGGTCGAGCAGCCGGTGGCCGCCGCCAACATCGAGGGCCTGGCCCGGGTCTCCGCCGCGGTGGAGGTGCCGATCATGGCCGACGAGTCCGTGTGGGACGCCGCCGACGCACGGCGTCTGGTCGAGGCCGACGCGGTGGACCTGCTGAACATCAAGCTCGCCAAGACCGGCGGGCTGCGCGGGGCGCTGGCCATCGCGGACGTCGCCCTCGAGGCCGGGGTGGAGTGCATGGTCGGCGCCATGATGGAGCCGCGCATCTCCATCACCGCCACCGCACACCTGGCGGTCGCCCACCCCGCGATCACCCTGATCGACCTGGATCCGCCCTTCTGGTTCGCCTCCGACGTCCCCGCCGGCGGGTACACGCAGGAGCGCGGGTGGATGCGTCTGACCGGCGGTCCGGGGCTCGGGCTCGAACGCCTCACGGCCGACGTCGACCCGTCCGGGGCCGACGTACCGCCGGTCCCCGCCCGACCGGGCGCCAGCGGCGGCGTGGCCGACCCGACCGGAGGTGGTCGATGA
- a CDS encoding GNAT family N-acetyltransferase, protein MSVDAGRLARCTPVDVPSLARIRSAREVWMLERGIEQWAPGSQTRMEILTQVDRGEWFRLVGDGSRADGGDSSSSDELLAAGRLLDSDPDFWDDDVASALYVHGLMVDLPAAGRGLGEQVLELAAAEGLRRGRSLLRLDCAPHLVAYYCRLGFASVRRKEFPDFTTVLLERPLRPTSTP, encoded by the coding sequence GTGAGCGTCGACGCAGGGAGGCTGGCGCGCTGCACGCCCGTCGACGTGCCGTCCCTCGCACGGATCCGCTCCGCGCGAGAGGTGTGGATGCTCGAACGCGGCATCGAGCAGTGGGCGCCCGGCTCCCAGACCCGGATGGAGATCCTCACGCAGGTCGACCGAGGAGAATGGTTCCGCCTGGTCGGGGACGGATCACGGGCCGACGGCGGAGACAGCTCGAGCAGCGACGAGCTGCTCGCCGCCGGCCGGCTGCTCGATTCGGACCCCGACTTCTGGGACGACGACGTCGCCTCGGCGCTGTACGTGCACGGGCTGATGGTCGACCTCCCCGCCGCCGGGCGCGGGCTCGGGGAGCAGGTGCTCGAGCTGGCCGCCGCGGAGGGTCTCCGACGCGGACGTTCCCTGCTGCGCCTGGACTGCGCTCCCCACCTGGTGGCGTACTACTGCCGGCTCGGCTTCGCCTCGGTGCGGCGCAAGGAGTTCCCGGACTTCACCACCGTGCTCCTGGAGCGCCCGCTGCGCCCCACGTCCACGCCGTAG
- a CDS encoding C40 family peptidase gives MSTDSPTPRLTRRDGLRLAAAGTAGLAAAGLASVAPAMAAGPAERSGPTEHPGPWPEPGVGLTPGGIAHVAVTATTLWVDPRTNRPGIDDPSLTNPVDLDAWNANMPDTESRQWLTGMLESQAVLGSEVIVDEVDGEWAHVVVTAQGTPRDPRGYPGWVPTIHLVVDDRFAHHAACAPTATVTALTSTLTGTPWGRHPGIDVSFDTILPVLGHAGPAVRVAVPGGGHAFLPTEDVVVREHGEQPPLPTVEDIVATGERFLGLRYLWAGVSAYGYDCSGYTYTLFHHHGIAIDRDAGDQKNHSGLDPVEREDLQRGDLVFFATEPGADSIRHVALYLGDDMIMQSPNAARSVEIMSLTEYDTDGEYAGARRAQLAD, from the coding sequence ATGTCCACGGATTCCCCCACCCCCCGTCTGACCCGCCGTGACGGGCTGCGGCTCGCCGCCGCCGGCACCGCCGGGCTCGCCGCCGCTGGTCTGGCCTCCGTCGCCCCGGCGATGGCCGCCGGACCCGCCGAGCGCTCGGGACCCACCGAACATCCCGGGCCCTGGCCCGAGCCGGGAGTCGGCCTCACCCCGGGCGGCATCGCCCACGTCGCCGTCACCGCGACCACGCTGTGGGTGGACCCGCGCACGAACCGCCCCGGGATCGACGATCCCTCGCTGACCAATCCCGTCGACCTCGACGCCTGGAACGCCAACATGCCCGACACCGAGTCCCGGCAATGGCTGACCGGCATGCTCGAGTCGCAGGCGGTCCTCGGCAGCGAGGTCATCGTCGACGAGGTCGATGGCGAGTGGGCGCACGTCGTCGTCACCGCGCAGGGCACCCCGCGCGATCCTCGCGGCTACCCGGGCTGGGTCCCGACCATCCATCTGGTGGTCGACGACCGCTTCGCCCACCACGCGGCCTGCGCCCCGACCGCGACCGTCACCGCGCTGACCAGCACCCTCACCGGCACCCCCTGGGGGCGGCACCCGGGCATCGATGTCTCCTTCGACACGATCCTCCCGGTGCTCGGCCATGCCGGGCCGGCGGTGCGAGTGGCCGTCCCCGGGGGTGGCCACGCCTTCCTGCCCACGGAGGACGTGGTGGTGCGCGAGCACGGGGAGCAGCCCCCGCTGCCGACGGTCGAGGACATCGTCGCCACCGGTGAGCGGTTCCTCGGGCTGCGGTACCTGTGGGCCGGGGTGAGCGCCTACGGCTACGACTGCTCCGGGTACACGTACACGCTGTTCCACCACCACGGCATCGCCATCGATCGCGACGCCGGGGACCAGAAGAACCACTCCGGGCTGGACCCGGTGGAGCGGGAGGACCTCCAGCGGGGCGACCTGGTGTTCTTCGCGACCGAGCCAGGCGCGGATTCCATCCGCCACGTCGCCCTGTACCTCGGGGACGACATGATCATGCAGTCCCCCAACGCCGCCCGCAGCGTCGAGATCATGTCGCTGACGGAGTACGACACGGACGGCGAGTACGCGGGGGCGAGGAGGGCTCAGTTGGCCGACTGA